In Diceros bicornis minor isolate mBicDic1 chromosome 38, mDicBic1.mat.cur, whole genome shotgun sequence, the sequence TAAAGATAACTGTTTAGTTCACCAGTGTGATCACAAGTAGATGGGACAGCATAATGCAGAGCAAGAGTGTTCAAGAGTTTCAGTTTGGCTTATATGACAGGAGTCAAGGGAAATTTCCTAGGGAAATAGAGAACAAGCTTGGTGGCCTAGAAAGAAGCACAAATTCTATCCTTTATCCATCTGAGAACACCTATTGATTATTTACAATACACATGGCACTGTGGCTACAGAGACAAGGCAAAGAGAGGAGTTAAGAGGCTTGACATGGTTGCTGGCCTTTATTTCAAGAGGGGGGCAATAACTTTTGTTTTCTACTAACATCATTAAAAGGCAAAGCCATTGAGTGCTGGAGGAATTCAGAAGAAGAGCTCAATTTTAGTTGGAATGATCAGGAAAGGTTTTCTGGAAGATTTTAACAAAAGATCTTGATAAGTAAAGATGGGAGCAGGGCATTCTAGGAGGGGACCGTGGTATGAACCAAGGCAGCTTTGAAGGAACATAGCCCCCAGGGCAGTGAATAACCCACTTTTCCATAAAGGAGTCTTGGAAAGGTAAAATGAGGCCAGACTAAAGAAACCGAAGCCTACTTAAGATGGTGTACTTTACCCGTTGGCAATGGGGAGCCTAGAGGATTAATGTTGCTTCCTGATACTTGTTGAGATTCTCTCCTACTTGCAGGCAAAGTGGttggttatatttctttttttttatcactTGGGAATCATGTAATTTCTTGGCCACTTAGAACAGAATGATTTCAGATTCTACTCTGCAATTAGGTATGGTTTTGTGGAGGTCTATCTTAAGATTGATCTTCTCAGGTAAAACACTAGTTTTTAAGATGGATTCCCAAGTACCAACCACTATACGGGAACTTAGAagttactcctggaataaagaaaTCTAGTAGCTGCAAGCTGGGACCCGCTACCCTGGCACTGCAATCTGTTTAGCACCACCCAGTCTAAACTCCTGGCACTTACAGATACTATAAAAACATCAGGAACCGCAGTTGCACCATAACAGGTGATCCAACCCCTATCAAGAGAGAAAGGCAGTGAACAGATCCCACTACTACTTCATTTCAGAAAAGAACAACCATTACGGTGTTCACTTGATTTAAGTCTCTAGCCTGTGTTCTAAATACTTGAGGCAAATACTACGGTGAATCTAACAAAGTACTATGTAGGCCTCCTATTGCTCCTCTGACACCTCAAAGCGTGTAAAGTGAAATTCGCCTCCTCAGTTTCCTATTCGCCTATGAAGCACCAGAAACTGAAGGAAAGCACAAATCTATATTATTTGCTTAAAAATCGAAGGCCTGAGGACCAAAAATCTCCAACATAAGATGGCATACATAAACTGGAGATTTCCCACGGAATGCAATTtcgtttttccccaaagcagtcTAGAGTCTACTCACACTTCAGCTTTTAGGATGACCTTAAACAAAGGTAAACTGTTCACCAACCTCCCCTTCTCCCCCATCAAGGTGGGGGCAGTGTCACAGTTTGATCTGCAAAAGACTGTTGGTCGATCAAAGGCTTAGGGCTTCCCAGGCCACCAAAGGCGGTGTTCCCCGCTGAGAGGCGGATCTGCGACGGGGGCCCGCACACCCACTCCGCATTTGCCTCGCGCCGCGGCCCTGGGACTAGGCTGAGCTCCGGCCTGGCCCGTCCCGAGCCGGAGCCTGATCGAGACGTCTCAGGCCCAGCGGGCTGGGAAGACACAGCACTCACCAGGACTGCTGGCCGTCCGGGGAAGACGGGGCACGAGCAGCCCACGCGCCGCGAAATTGCTTGGAGGCCGCCCCGGAGGCGGCGCGCAGTGAGAGTGGCCGGAAATGTTTACAACACCGTCCGCGGAGAGGCCCGGAGGCCCGGCCGGCGCCGGGGCGGGGGTCTCGAGACCCTCGGGACGTTCGGGCGGGTTGGCGCGGGCTGTCCTCGCCTCAGGCCTGGGCCGAGGCTCCCAGGGGACCCGCGTTCCGGCCGATCCCCGCCCACCCGCTCGCCGTGGCAGCCCGGGGACACTTACGGCCGGGCGGGCTCTACTGGGGCCGCGGTCCCGCGCTACATCCCGCGGCGCTGGAGGCGGCCTGCGGCCGAGCGGCCCGGATCCTCAGCCCCCTCCCCGCGCCGGAAGAGGCGCGCGCCTACAGGCGTCACTTCCGCGGTCGCGTCACCTCTTCCCGGCGCTCCCTCTCCTCGCACCAGGCGGTTCCCCCGGCCCCGCCTCCCTGCCACGCCCTCGAccacgcccccgccccgcccctccagcTCGGCCCCCGCCCCTTCGCTCCGCTCCCGCAGTGAACTCCCGCTCGCCAGAACTCGCGAGGGCCACACCCTCAAGTCGCAAACTGGAGCGCGTGATGGAAAAGGACTTTCGGGGAATTGGACCCAACCCTCCGAAGGAACCTACCTTACACCTTGTTCTCTAAGCTGGGAAATGCCCTACGTCTCATCTTTTACCAACGCCAGTCGTTTTATCTCCGAAACGCTTCCTAATCTCTCTTCTCCGACCTCGTGGTCCCTCCCTCCTTTGCACAAATACTCGTCGGGCGCATATCACATGCAGGGCACAGGGCTGGTCTTGGCTCCCGTTATTTCTCATCAGAACAGCGGAATCGTTTCTACTAGCCTTGCTTGAGGACGCCCCGCTGCAGCGCGTGCtaccacactgcagccagagtgGTGGCCCCGGACTGCATGTCGGGGAGGCTCCAGGGTGGTGGGTCCTCATCGGAACCACAGAACAGTTTTCTCAGTTCTCCCAGAGATGGCATGTAACTAGTGATATTCTGGACGCAGAGAGAAGGTAGTTTATCATAATCTTATATGGATGCCTCAGGGCAGTGGGATTAATGTTATTGGTGCTGGTTAAAAGCGTGGGCTGGCCAGCCTATGATCTACACCTTACTGAACCCTTCCAAATGATAAttacctcatctgaaaaatgggaataaaatagtGCTGTTTCACTGGGTCTTTgtcaggattaagtgagataatttaCCCAGGCTGATGCTTGGCAAATGGTAAGTGCTTCACGAACGTTGGATGTGGTGTGTTGCCTGAACCCCCAGAAACGTCCACTGTCCACGGGGTTGAGTTGAAGTCTCTTCAGCATGGCatctcaaggcctcatcttcctccaccttcccTCTGGCATTTGGGCCTCAAGGGACTTTTCGAAGTTCTCCAAATATGAACTTCTCTTTCATTCCTCCGGGCTTTTGCCCATGCTGATCCTTCTGTTGGATTTCCCTTCGCCCATTCTCTGCTGAAATACCCAAGCAACTTACAATGCCCAGTTCTAGACTCAGCTTTTGACTTAGACAATCTTAGGTTCACATTCAGGCTCTGCCAGCTACTGACCAGCTGTCTGACCTTTGGCAATCCTTAATCTTAGACTCACAGGGCTGTCATAAATTATATGATCTgtacttagcacagtacctggtacGTGGCTGTTAATTCTTCTCTGAATCTTTCCCAGCCCCTCCCTATCTGCACCGTGTATGTATCTCTACTACAGTATTAATCACACCATGTTGTAATTGTTGATCACTTTTCTTTCTTACTCTAGACTATGAGTACTTTGGAGGTCTAAGACCAGTCTTGGTCACAATCATAtcttcagggcccagcacagtgcttggcacatggcaggTCTTTAATACAGGTCTGTATGTCGAGTGGGTGAGGCAGAAACCCATGCAAGACAAGGAATGGTAAGCTTCCATGTGGGAAATTCTCTTTGCTGGGCTGCTTCACTATCTGAGCCCAACAATCCTAAGCAAGATTTTCCTTTTTGGAGGTGAAGTGGCCAAGTGTGTCTCACAGAGCACAGTGCCATACACATACTAGCTGATCAAGAAATATTTGATACAATACCAACAACAGAATTCACTAACGACTCTGCCCTCTGGAGGGGGATATTCTGAGGGTCCCACAAGCCTTTCTTTCAGGGGCCCCAGGGAAAGCAATACACAGTTCCATGCAGAAAGACAATGTCTACCCTCCTCCTGAGACTGATGCTTTGTGCTGTCCCATTGGGACTAACAAAGAAGATCTGAAGAAGCTGCCCTAGTCCAGTCCTGAGAGAAGGGAGTGGACTCAGTCATGCTCTCATAGCAGAGGAGACAGGCAGTCAGGACAGATGggcctgggggaagccagctctGTCCAGGCACCAACAAGTCTGGCCAGGGCTGGTGATATCAGGTTCCTTTTTAAAGGAGAAGGCTTCTCTTCCAAACAGAAAGACAATACTCTGGTTTGTTTGCCTGGTACCCTGAAAGATAAATATGGTGAAGGAAGGgccaagagaaagaagggaaggaggggccACACCAGGGGACCACTGTGACGGGTTCCTGGGTTCAAAAAGCATCCCCTCTAACTTGTGTTCTCTTTCCCCCCTGTTAAAAGCCTCCAGGGAGAAGTTGAGCTTCTGGCTCTGCTGAGACAGCTGCTAAGATGATCACCGAGTTTGGTGGCAGCTCACATTTCAGCACATGGTACAACTGCTCAAAGGTTCTTTGGAAGAACTGGGAGAAATTCTGTGCTGGGAAACCCTTCCTCCCAAGATTCTCAGGCATGAAAAGCCTTGGACACAAGGACTCCAGACACAACAACCCCTTAGGTATAACACTGGGACCTTAGTCCCATTTATTTGCATAGCCAGAGGTTCCTGCCACAAGCAGCAGTCTTAGACTGCGGATGGCTATTTCCCTCCAGCCTGTGcagggacacagagagacagacacaaaTCAATATTTCAGATTCCATTCTCTAAGGTCTGGAGAAaccatttccttttttcctgcGATCTCTGTAAGACTACCTCTGTAAGTCTGCTCAACTTGCACTCACTCACACATACAGAATCTGCTACGGGTTAAGCACTGAATATTAAGTAAAACCCATTGGATAGATTGTTCCTTTCATCACTGACACAAAGAAGAGTGTATGCTATCAACGAACTAGCCAGTCTTGGAACAAATGTCCAGGCTTCCTTCTTTCTGACCCATGGAAGAGACTGTTCCATGGGCCTGACCTGGACCTCTTATCACAGGAAGATTTAGGGGGCCTTCCAGGGAACAACTCAGCCTTGGCCCTCTTCCATGGCTACAAGGATGTTGTTCCTGCAGGTACCATGCAGATTTCAGCTCCAGAGTAAGACAAAAAGGCTGATCCTGTCAGGAAAGGAATCTAGGGCTTATGGCATTTATGTACTGACTGGGGACAACTGCAGGGACCAGGGAACTAGGGGATGCTCAGTAGGTGAATCGCATCTTCTGCGAGTAGCCCAGTTTGTCCAAGTTGGGATGGCAGGCCAGCTGTACCATCGGGGGAGGCccacagagcagcagcagcacgtCATCCCCTGGGGCGGGCAGGTGGTCCTGGATCATGTCAGCAGTCACAAAGCCCTTGCTGTAGGCCCACTCTGAAggatgggggagaggagagaactGACACTCTAGACCCATGCTGCAAGGGGGTGTAGTGCCAGGAGAtggggagggcccagagaggctcCTGAGCAGGTATCTGGTATAGCAGCAGCTGGACGGGTAGTGGCAGAGCCATCCCTGCCACCCCATGGTGAACAGTAACTGGAAGGAAAGGGCCAGGAGACCCGTGTTCCCATGCACTTGGACTTGGGAATCTGGCAGTGACAGGGAGTGTTGGTTTCACGGAAACCAGAACTCAGAGGTGCAAGGCCCTGATTTTGGGAGGTCCAGAGTACCTTCTGGGGGGTGATCCAGAGTGAACCAGAGCTTAAAGCGATTGGGATATCGGATCTGCAGTTCCTCCAAGTCCTCTCGTAAGATTATATCCTTTTCAGTCTGAAATGAAAAGGGGAAGCAGTCTTTAGGAAACTTCTCAGGCCCACATAAAAAATTGCTCTGCTATAATAGCTCTCCAaccaggagggaaagagaaaactcAAGTTCTAGGGAATAAGCAGAACTTTTAGGGAGTTAGGatgaggggaaggagaggggtaCAGCCTCTATTTACACAGTATAAGGGAataaagatggaacatttaaccaAGGACAACCACATTTCTATGTCAGGACTAGATTCCTtacatgttttctttccttctttcctttgggCAGGGAAGGAATCTGGCCCAGTGCTCTGTCCTTCTTATTGTAGGAGAGGGTCCTCTACCTTGTGGGGGCACCTTGGGCAGAGGCTAGCACAGGCACTGGACCAGTTCTGGCTGTCAGCACCACACCTCTTAGCCCTACCCACACAGTGACTTTGCAGTCCCAGGACTGAGAAAAGCAAACCAACCTGGTTGGCAAAAAGCAGAGAGCACTGGGTTGGATCTTCAGGGTCATTCAGGATGGCCCGGGTCAGCTGTAGCATTGGGGTGATTCCTGCATACAGATACCCCAGAGTGAGATAGGGTGGCCACAGCCTCTCCCCTGACCCAGCTCCTTAGGTGACCAACCCTTTCTCTTAATTCTCCTCATTCACTACTCCACTCCATTTTCCTTTAGTGCCCCAATCCTCTAATCTCCTCCTGTGTATCCTCCAGTACCTACATTTCTGGACAGATATGCCCTTTACCCCAAACTCACTAAAATTCCTATATGGTAGGTGAATTGTGGTCATGCTCAATACTAAATTCATACTGCTGAAATCCTTCTAAGGAGTCAATCTAAGACTCTTCCTCTGCAAGTCCCATGGAGGCTAGGACTCAAATGTCACAGATGACTACAAGTACCCACTGATTCAGTGATGTGGGTTCTGGAACACTGGACATGCAGGTCAAGTGCATGTGCTTTGGAATTGGGCAGAGTAGATACTAATCCTGCCTCTGGCCATTACCAATTAAACAACCCTATGGAagccatttaacctctctgaacctccagTCTGTCATCTGTAAAAGCGGAAGGCTAGTACCTACTTGGTAGATACATACATAAAGTGACTAGCATAATGTCTAATATAGAAGtatccaatgttaattttctttcttgttgacTATCCTTTTCCTAACTGATTCTCTCTATTCTCATCTAAAACTTATTAGATGCATTCAATTTGAGGTCTTGGGAGAGCCCACCTGATTTACTTCTCTCATtctatcagttaaaaaaaaatcttttttggtTTCTACCTGATTATGATTTTGTTTATCAGATACTGGGGAGCTCTAGGCACCGCTGGGAATCCTGATTAACAGCTTGTCTATGATTACCAAACTTTCTGAGGGTCACTTGGGAGTTTTCATGGCAACAGTCAATAACGGTGGGAGAGAATGACCCCTCAAGTGACATACACCTGTTCCGCCGGCAATCATTCCCAGTTTCTTTGCCACTCGGGGTTCTGGTGGAGATTTTTTGTTGGGCTGAATGCTAAAATTCCCTGAGAAGTGAAGAGAAGGGTGGGAGAATGAAGTCAATATAGAGAACTAAGAAAACAAATGCAGATTTCGAAACGTGTGCCAGGTGAGTGTAGCAGCTGCTATGAAACCTGATCCTGGAGCTTAGATGGGGGTTTGAGTCGAGCCAGCTCTGACAATAATACACTTGAGGGACAATGGGGCCAGGACTATctgtccatattttttttttttttcataaccaGAGAAAACCatccaacttctttttttttttgtgaggaagatcagccctgagctaacatccatgctaatcctcctctttttgctgaggaagaccagctctgagctaacacctattgccaatcctcctccttttttttaccccccaaagccccagtagatagttgtaggtcatagttgcacatccttttagttgctgtatgtgggacgaggcctcagcatggttggagaagcggtacgtcggtgcgcgccgggcatccgaacctgggccaccagtagcggagcgagagcacttaaccgataagccacagggccagcccctgtcccATATTATTAACTACCAGTCAGTTTAGGGCCACACAGTGAGTCATCAGCTGCCTCTGGCAGAGGGTCACTCCCTGGTGAGGGCAACAGGCATGGAGCCAGGTGTGACTCTACTTTCCCAAGTGGCACAGAGCAACTCCAGAGGCTTGCTAATGCACCCAGCTGTTCCCATGAGAGGGGCTGAAAGCTATCTCTGGCTCTCTGAATAGTTCAGCCTGAGGGGTGAATCTTTGAGGGAGGCAAAGAGAGGCGGTGTTTATTTAGTCATTTCCACAGCTGTCATGGCTGCTCAATTCAAATGGACAGGGAACTGATCCCTGTGGCAAATGGGGCTGAGAAATATGCCTTTCCATAATAGCAGTGCTGTGTTTAAAGGAAGGGCAGCTCTGGTCcttacacatgtacacacatgtgaACACACAGCCACATTGTGCCAAGAGGACTGTGGGCACTGGAGAAGTGGGAGAAAGGCTCAAGGAGATGAGAGGCTGTTACCTTTTCCATTGTAAGTGAGCAACCCACTTGGCCCTCGAAACTCCACCACATCCCCAATCTTCAGACTATTCAGGTACTGAGACATCTTCCCTCCCTCAGGAAATTTAGGGTGCACAC encodes:
- the LOC131399503 gene encoding NADH-cytochrome b5 reductase 1, whose translation is MAFQPSPVLLASLGVGLLTLLGLALGSYLVRRSRRPLVTLLDPNEKYLLRLLDKTTVSHNTKRFRFALPTAHHILGLPVGKHVYLSARIDGSLVIRPYTPVTSDEDPGYVDLVIKVYLKGVHPKFPEGGKMSQYLNSLKIGDVVEFRGPSGLLTYNGKGNFSIQPNKKSPPEPRVAKKLGMIAGGTGITPMLQLTRAILNDPEDPTQCSLLFANQTEKDIILREDLEELQIRYPNRFKLWFTLDHPPEEWAYSKGFVTADMIQDHLPAPGDDVLLLLCGPPPMVQLACHPNLDKLGYSQKMRFTY